Proteins from one Enterobacter bugandensis genomic window:
- a CDS encoding TetR/AcrR family transcriptional regulator: MSRPPNDPHRREKILQATLDTIAEHGIHAVTHRKIATCAGVPLGSMTYYFDGMEPLLEEAFTWFTRQMSQQYRDFFAGVTGPEMACESITTLIHSSQVTTPHNMALMYQLYAFMHRSAALKTVMQDWMKMSQTTLEQWFDPVTTRALDAFIEGMTLHYVTDREPLSREEIRAMVGRIAGEGNP, translated from the coding sequence ATGAGCAGACCACCGAACGATCCGCATCGACGTGAAAAAATTCTCCAGGCGACGCTGGACACCATTGCCGAACACGGGATTCACGCCGTCACGCACCGCAAAATCGCCACCTGCGCGGGCGTGCCGCTGGGGTCAATGACCTACTATTTCGACGGCATGGAGCCGCTGCTGGAGGAGGCCTTCACGTGGTTTACCCGGCAGATGTCGCAGCAGTACCGGGATTTCTTCGCGGGCGTCACCGGGCCGGAGATGGCGTGTGAATCCATCACCACCCTGATCCACAGCTCGCAGGTGACCACGCCGCACAACATGGCGCTGATGTATCAGCTTTACGCCTTTATGCACCGCAGCGCGGCGCTCAAAACGGTGATGCAGGACTGGATGAAGATGAGCCAGACCACGCTGGAGCAGTGGTTCGACCCGGTCACCACCCGCGCGCTGGACGCGTTTATCGAAGGGATGACGCTGCACTATGTGACTGACCGAGAGCCATTAAGCCGGGAGGAAATTCGGGCGATGGTGGGGAGAATTGCGGGCGAGGGGAACCCTTAG
- the arsC gene encoding glutaredoxin-dependent arsenate reductase, with amino-acid sequence MSHITIYHNPACGTSRNTLEMIRNSGTEPEIILYLETPPSRDKLATLIANMGISVRDLLRKNVEPYEQLGLAEDIYSDDQLIDFMLQHPILINRPIVVTPLGTRLCRPSEIVLDILPDAQKGAFSKEDGEAVVDASGNKIEPR; translated from the coding sequence ATGAGCCACATCACCATTTACCACAACCCCGCCTGTGGCACCTCGCGCAATACGCTGGAGATGATCCGCAACAGCGGCACGGAGCCGGAGATTATCCTCTATCTGGAAACCCCGCCGTCGCGCGATAAGCTGGCCACCCTGATTGCTAATATGGGGATTTCGGTGCGGGATCTGCTGCGCAAAAACGTGGAGCCCTATGAACAGCTCGGCCTGGCCGAAGATATCTACAGCGACGACCAGCTTATCGACTTTATGCTGCAACACCCGATCCTGATTAACCGTCCGATTGTGGTAACGCCGCTGGGCACCCGCCTGTGCCGCCCGTCTGAAATTGTCCTCGACATTCTGCCGGACGCGCAGAAAGGCGCGTTTAGTAAAGAGGATGGCGAAGCCGTCGTGGACGCCAGCGGGAACAAGATCGAACCCAGGTAA
- a CDS encoding arsenic transporter: MFLAGAIFLFTLVLVIWQPKGLSIGWSATIGAVLALASGVIHINDIPVVWNIVWNATATFIAVIIISLLLDESGFFEWAALHVARWGNGRGRLLFTYIVLLGAAVAALFANDGAALILTPIVIAMLLALGFSKQATLAFVMAAGFIADTASLPLIVSNLVNIVSADFFKLGFSEYASVMIPVDIAAIVATLVMLHLFFRKEIPPEYDLAKLQEPARAIHDLPTFRTGWIVLLLLLVGFFVLEPLGIPVSAIATVGALILFAVAKRGHAINTGKVLRGAPWQIVIFSLGMYLVVYGLRNAGLTDYLTGVLNSLAGHGLWATTLGTGFITAFLSSIMNNMPTVLIGALSIEGSMATGLLKDAMIYANVIGCDLGPKITPIGSLATLLWLHVLAQKNMTITWGYYFRTGIIMTLPVLFVTLAALALRLSFTL, encoded by the coding sequence ATGTTTCTGGCAGGGGCAATTTTTCTGTTTACGCTGGTACTGGTCATCTGGCAGCCCAAAGGGCTCAGTATCGGCTGGAGCGCGACCATTGGCGCCGTGCTGGCGTTGGCCAGCGGGGTAATTCACATTAACGATATACCTGTGGTCTGGAATATCGTCTGGAACGCCACGGCGACGTTTATCGCCGTCATCATTATCAGCCTGCTGCTGGATGAGTCCGGCTTTTTCGAATGGGCGGCGCTGCACGTTGCCCGCTGGGGAAACGGTCGCGGGCGATTGCTGTTTACTTATATCGTGCTGCTGGGTGCGGCCGTGGCGGCGCTGTTTGCCAATGACGGCGCGGCGCTGATCCTGACGCCTATCGTCATCGCCATGCTGCTGGCGCTGGGGTTCAGCAAGCAGGCCACGCTGGCGTTTGTGATGGCGGCAGGTTTTATCGCCGATACCGCCAGCCTGCCGCTGATTGTCTCCAACCTGGTCAACATCGTGTCGGCAGACTTCTTTAAGCTGGGGTTCAGCGAATACGCCTCGGTGATGATCCCCGTTGATATCGCCGCGATTGTCGCAACGCTGGTGATGCTGCATCTCTTCTTCCGCAAGGAAATTCCCCCAGAATATGACCTGGCGAAACTTCAGGAGCCCGCGCGGGCCATTCACGATCTCCCGACGTTCAGAACGGGCTGGATCGTGCTGCTGCTTCTGCTCGTTGGCTTTTTTGTGCTTGAACCTCTCGGCATTCCGGTCAGCGCCATCGCCACCGTCGGCGCGCTGATTTTATTCGCTGTCGCAAAACGGGGACATGCAATAAACACCGGAAAAGTGCTGCGCGGCGCACCCTGGCAAATTGTTATTTTCTCGCTCGGGATGTATCTGGTGGTGTATGGCCTGCGCAATGCCGGGCTGACGGATTATCTCACAGGCGTGCTGAATAGCCTGGCCGGACACGGACTGTGGGCCACCACGCTGGGAACCGGGTTCATCACCGCGTTTCTGTCATCCATAATGAACAATATGCCCACGGTGCTGATTGGCGCGCTCTCTATTGAGGGCAGCATGGCGACGGGATTGCTCAAGGACGCGATGATTTACGCCAACGTGATTGGCTGCGATCTGGGGCCGAAAATCACGCCTATCGGCAGCCTCGCCACCCTACTCTGGCTCCACGTGCTGGCGCAGAAAAACATGACGATAACCTGGGGCTACTATTTCCGGACGGGCATCATCATGACGCTGCCGGTCCTGTTTGTGACGCTCGCCGCGCTGGCGCTACGTCTCTCCTTCACACTGTAA
- a CDS encoding metalloregulator ArsR/SmtB family transcription factor, with product MLHPLQLFKILSDETRLAIVMLLREAGELCVCDLCSATSEPQPKVSRHMALLRESGLVIDRREGKWVHYRLSPNMPAWAAAVIDTSWNCLREETRIKLKNRLSGSC from the coding sequence ATGCTCCACCCGCTCCAGCTCTTCAAAATCCTCTCCGACGAAACGCGGCTCGCCATCGTCATGCTGCTCCGTGAAGCGGGCGAGCTGTGTGTCTGCGATCTCTGCTCCGCCACCAGCGAACCGCAGCCGAAAGTCTCCCGCCATATGGCCTTGCTGCGCGAGTCCGGGCTGGTTATCGATCGTCGCGAGGGCAAATGGGTCCATTACCGTCTCTCTCCCAACATGCCGGCATGGGCGGCAGCCGTTATCGACACCAGCTGGAACTGCCTGCGGGAAGAGACGCGCATTAAGCTGAAAAACCGACTCTCAGGCTCGTGTTGA
- a CDS encoding aspartate:alanine antiporter, giving the protein MNINVADLLNGNYILLLFVVLALGLCLGKLRLGSVQLGNSIGVLVVSLLLGQQHFSINTDALNLGFMLFIFCVGVEAGPNFFSIFFRDGKNYLMLALVMVGSALLIALGLGKLFGWDIGLTAGMLAGSMTSTPVLVGAGDTLRHSGMAGAQLSTALDHLSLGYALTYLIGLVSLIVGARYLPKLQHQDLQTSAQQIARERGLDTDSKRKVYLPVIRAYRVGPELVAWADGKNLRELGIYRQTGCYIERIRRNGILANPDGDAVLQMGDDIALVGYPDAHARLDPSFRNGKEVFDRDLLDMRIVTEEIVVKNHNAVGRRLAQLKLTDHGCFLNRVIRSQIEMPIDDNVVLNKGDVLQVSGDARRVKTVADRIGFISIHSQVTDLLAFCAFFIVGLMIGMITFQFSNFSFGIGNAAGLLFAGIMLGFLRANHPTFGYIPQGALNMVKEFGLMVFMAGVGLSAGSGIGHSLGAVGWQMLVSGLIVSLVPVVICFLFGAYVLRMNRALLFGAMMGARTCAPAMEIISDTARSNIPALGYAGTYAIANVLLTLAGTLIIIIWPGLG; this is encoded by the coding sequence GTGAATATAAACGTCGCAGACTTGTTAAATGGGAATTACATCCTGTTATTATTTGTGGTACTGGCGCTGGGTCTTTGCCTGGGTAAATTGCGCCTGGGGTCGGTTCAACTCGGTAATTCCATTGGCGTTTTAGTCGTCTCCTTATTATTAGGCCAGCAGCACTTCAGCATTAACACGGACGCGCTGAACTTAGGTTTTATGCTGTTTATTTTTTGCGTTGGCGTAGAAGCGGGACCTAACTTTTTTTCAATTTTCTTCCGCGACGGCAAAAATTATCTGATGCTGGCGCTGGTGATGGTCGGCAGCGCGCTGCTGATCGCGTTAGGACTGGGCAAACTGTTTGGCTGGGATATCGGGCTTACGGCCGGTATGCTGGCCGGCTCTATGACGTCAACCCCCGTGCTCGTGGGCGCCGGTGATACCCTGCGCCATTCCGGCATGGCGGGCGCGCAGCTCTCTACCGCCCTCGACCATCTGAGCCTGGGCTACGCCCTGACCTATCTGATTGGTCTGGTGAGCCTGATCGTTGGCGCGCGCTACCTGCCAAAACTGCAGCACCAGGATCTGCAGACCAGCGCCCAGCAAATCGCCCGCGAGCGCGGCCTGGATACCGATTCCAAACGTAAAGTCTATCTCCCGGTTATCCGCGCCTACCGCGTCGGGCCGGAGCTGGTGGCATGGGCAGACGGCAAAAATCTTCGCGAACTGGGGATTTACCGCCAGACGGGCTGCTACATCGAACGTATCCGCCGCAACGGTATTCTGGCGAACCCGGACGGCGACGCGGTGCTGCAGATGGGCGACGACATCGCGCTGGTGGGTTACCCGGACGCGCACGCCCGTCTCGACCCGAGCTTCCGTAACGGCAAAGAGGTGTTCGACCGCGACCTGCTCGACATGCGTATCGTCACCGAAGAGATCGTGGTGAAAAACCATAACGCCGTGGGCCGCCGCCTGGCGCAGCTGAAGCTGACCGACCACGGCTGCTTCCTCAACCGCGTGATCCGCAGCCAGATTGAGATGCCTATCGACGACAACGTTGTGCTCAACAAAGGCGACGTGCTGCAGGTCAGCGGCGACGCGCGACGCGTAAAAACCGTTGCCGACCGCATCGGCTTTATCTCCATTCACAGCCAGGTCACCGACCTGCTGGCCTTCTGCGCCTTCTTCATTGTTGGCCTGATGATCGGGATGATCACCTTCCAGTTCAGCAACTTTAGCTTCGGCATCGGTAACGCCGCCGGTCTGCTGTTCGCCGGGATCATGCTGGGCTTCCTGCGAGCCAACCATCCGACCTTCGGCTACATTCCGCAGGGCGCGCTGAACATGGTGAAAGAGTTCGGTCTGATGGTGTTTATGGCGGGCGTCGGCCTGAGCGCGGGCAGCGGCATCGGCCACAGCCTGGGCGCCGTCGGCTGGCAGATGCTGGTTTCCGGCCTTATCGTCAGCCTGGTGCCGGTGGTGATCTGCTTCCTGTTCGGCGCCTACGTGCTGCGTATGAACCGCGCCCTGCTGTTCGGGGCAATGATGGGGGCCCGTACCTGCGCGCCGGCGATGGAAATCATCAGCGATACCGCGCGCAGCAACATCCCGGCGCTGGGGTATGCAGGCACCTATGCTATCGCGAACGTACTGCTGACGCTGGCGGGTACGCTGATTATCATCATCTGGCCGGGACTCGGATAA
- a CDS encoding inner membrane protein YbjM, with protein MKRNWAGVISCFLLFTVVCMSLAFNVKGAFRASGHPELGLLFFTLPGAAASFLSRKGEVVKPLLGAMLAAPLCLLMMRLMYISTRSFWQELAWLLSGVFWCALGALCYLFVRSLVQHRRHRK; from the coding sequence ATGAAACGAAACTGGGCGGGGGTGATCAGCTGTTTTTTGCTGTTCACTGTCGTGTGCATGTCGCTCGCATTTAATGTAAAGGGCGCATTCAGGGCGTCCGGGCATCCTGAGCTGGGGTTGCTCTTCTTCACGTTGCCGGGGGCTGCCGCCAGTTTTCTCTCCCGTAAAGGGGAGGTGGTGAAACCGCTGCTCGGCGCCATGCTCGCTGCACCGCTGTGTCTGCTGATGATGCGCCTGATGTATATTTCAACGCGGAGTTTCTGGCAGGAGCTGGCGTGGTTGCTGAGCGGCGTATTCTGGTGCGCGCTTGGCGCGCTGTGCTACCTGTTTGTGCGCAGCCTGGTTCAGCACCGACGGCACCGCAAATAA
- a CDS encoding GrxA family glutaredoxin: MFAVIFGRPGCPYCVRAKELAEKLTEERDDFNFRYVDIHAEGITKADLEKTVGKPVETVPQIFLDQKHIGGCTDFEAYAKEHLGLFAEQ, encoded by the coding sequence ATGTTTGCAGTAATTTTTGGTCGTCCAGGGTGCCCTTACTGTGTGCGCGCGAAAGAGCTGGCTGAGAAACTGACCGAAGAGCGCGATGACTTCAACTTCCGCTATGTGGACATCCACGCGGAAGGCATCACCAAAGCCGACCTGGAAAAAACCGTCGGTAAGCCGGTTGAGACCGTGCCGCAGATCTTCCTCGATCAGAAACACATCGGCGGTTGCACCGACTTTGAGGCCTACGCCAAAGAGCATCTGGGCCTGTTTGCCGAGCAGTAA
- the nfsA gene encoding nitroreductase NfsA yields MTPTIDLLQSHRSIRHFTDEPITEAQRNAIIDSARATSSSSFLQCSSIIRITDKAMREQLVTLTGGQKHVAQAAEFWVFCADFNRHLQICPEAELGLAEQLLLGVVDTALMAQNAFTAAESLGLGGVYIGGLRNNIQSVTDLLKLPKHVLPLFGLCLGWPADNPDLKPRIPAAMLVHENHYQPVDQDVLNQYDEELANYYMTRGSNNRRDTWTDHIRRTIIKENRPFILEYLHKQGWATR; encoded by the coding sequence ATGACGCCAACCATAGACCTGCTCCAGTCCCACCGCTCCATTCGCCACTTTACCGATGAGCCGATTACCGAGGCGCAGCGTAATGCGATTATCGACAGCGCAAGAGCCACCTCCAGCTCCAGCTTTTTGCAGTGCAGCTCGATTATCCGCATTACTGATAAAGCCATGCGTGAACAGCTGGTGACGCTCACCGGCGGGCAGAAGCATGTGGCTCAGGCAGCCGAGTTCTGGGTGTTCTGCGCCGACTTTAACCGCCACCTGCAGATCTGCCCTGAGGCGGAACTTGGGCTGGCCGAACAGCTGCTGCTGGGCGTGGTGGATACCGCGCTGATGGCGCAAAACGCCTTTACGGCCGCGGAATCGCTGGGGTTAGGCGGTGTCTATATCGGCGGGCTGCGTAACAACATTCAAAGCGTGACCGACCTGCTGAAGCTGCCAAAACACGTGCTGCCGCTGTTTGGCCTCTGCCTCGGCTGGCCGGCGGACAACCCGGATCTCAAGCCGCGCATTCCTGCCGCGATGCTGGTGCATGAAAACCATTACCAGCCGGTCGATCAGGATGTCCTGAATCAATACGACGAAGAGCTGGCGAACTACTACATGACGCGCGGCAGCAATAACCGTCGCGACACCTGGACGGACCATATTCGCCGCACCATCATCAAAGAAAACCGCCCGTTTATTCTTGAGTATCTGCACAAGCAGGGCTGGGCAACGCGATAG
- the rimK gene encoding 30S ribosomal protein S6--L-glutamate ligase, which translates to MKIAILSRDGTLYSCKRLREAAAKRGHQVEILDPMSCYMNIDPAASSIHYKGRKLPHFDAVIPRIGSQITYYGTAALRQFEMLGSYPLNESVAISRARDKLRSLQLLARQGIDLPVTGIAHSPDDTSDLIDMVGGAPLVIKLVEGTQGIGVVLAETRQAAESVIDAFRGLNAHILVQEYIEEAKGRDIRCFVVGNEVVAAIERQAKEGDFRSNLHRGGVARVADISEREREIAVKAAQTLGLDVAGVDLLRATRGPLVMEVNASPGLEGVEKTTGVDIAGKMISWIERHATPGYCLKTGG; encoded by the coding sequence GTGAAAATTGCCATATTGTCCCGGGACGGAACGCTCTATTCATGTAAGCGCCTGCGAGAAGCGGCGGCGAAACGCGGGCATCAGGTTGAGATCCTCGACCCGATGTCCTGCTATATGAATATCGACCCCGCCGCCTCGTCGATTCACTACAAAGGCCGCAAGCTGCCGCACTTTGACGCGGTCATCCCCCGCATCGGCTCCCAGATTACCTACTACGGCACCGCCGCGCTGCGCCAGTTCGAGATGCTGGGCAGCTATCCGCTCAACGAATCCGTCGCCATTTCCCGCGCCCGCGACAAGCTGCGCTCCCTGCAGCTTCTCGCCCGACAGGGGATCGATCTCCCCGTCACGGGCATTGCTCATTCACCGGACGACACCAGCGATCTCATCGATATGGTGGGCGGCGCGCCTCTAGTGATCAAGCTGGTGGAAGGCACGCAGGGCATTGGCGTGGTGTTAGCGGAAACACGTCAGGCGGCGGAGAGCGTGATCGACGCCTTTCGCGGGCTGAATGCGCACATTCTGGTGCAGGAGTACATTGAAGAGGCGAAAGGGCGCGACATTCGCTGTTTCGTGGTGGGGAACGAGGTCGTGGCGGCCATCGAGCGCCAGGCCAAAGAGGGCGACTTCCGCTCTAACCTTCACCGCGGCGGCGTCGCGCGGGTAGCCGATATTAGCGAACGCGAACGGGAAATAGCCGTGAAAGCGGCGCAAACCCTGGGGCTGGACGTAGCGGGCGTGGACCTTCTGCGCGCGACGCGCGGGCCGCTGGTGATGGAGGTGAACGCCTCCCCGGGGCTGGAAGGTGTGGAAAAAACCACAGGGGTCGATATTGCAGGTAAAATGATCTCATGGATCGAGCGTCATGCCACGCCGGGTTACTGTCTGAAAACGGGCGGTTAA
- a CDS encoding YbjN domain-containing protein, with translation MDLQVVPTLDTLRQWLDDAGITFFECDSCQALHLPHMQNFDGIFDAKIDLINDVILFSALAEVKPSALLALASDLSAINASSLTVKAFLDIQDDNLPKLVVCQSLFSGAGLSFKQFAWFMRLSEEQISMVMMEANAHHLLYSAEDDAENNDASPNFLH, from the coding sequence ATGGATTTACAGGTCGTACCTACACTGGATACGTTACGTCAATGGCTTGATGATGCCGGGATCACCTTCTTCGAATGTGATTCCTGCCAGGCGCTGCATCTGCCTCATATGCAGAATTTCGACGGCATTTTCGATGCCAAAATCGATCTGATTAACGACGTGATCCTTTTTTCCGCGCTGGCCGAAGTGAAGCCTTCTGCGCTGCTGGCGCTGGCCTCCGATCTCTCGGCTATCAACGCCAGTTCTTTGACGGTGAAAGCATTTCTCGATATACAGGACGATAATCTGCCAAAACTGGTCGTTTGCCAGTCTTTATTCTCCGGGGCAGGGCTGTCGTTCAAGCAGTTCGCCTGGTTTATGCGCCTGAGCGAAGAGCAAATTTCCATGGTTATGATGGAAGCCAATGCACATCATCTGCTGTATAGCGCGGAAGACGATGCTGAGAATAATGATGCATCTCCCAATTTTCTTCACTAA